The following are encoded together in the Acidicapsa ligni genome:
- a CDS encoding ABC transporter permease codes for MTPQQPKSILAALRRGLNRLWSFFRKGPLDDDLNEEMAAHIDLATEEKMRSGLSRVEARRQAMIQFGGIMQAKENQRATRGIPSLDILVQDLTYSWRTLRRDTSFTMIAVIILAIGIGANISVFSVVNTILFRPLPFRDPDQLVRMGPITGNKGGMSTATYSSDAYEVFASKTKTLRDVMGYFAFSDRDNVRLNRGGTPLPVSMIMVTGNFFKALGVEPSLGRLFTAEESQKNARPVTLLSYPFWQRQFGADPNIIGRAISFGNTPVTVVGVLPENFDFGAVFEPGAKIDLFTPVNMDEIREEGNTLALFGRLQPNATLQQAQGEVNLLFPDLPGSLKHPEWKPGYTAGVQTLKDYVSGKLRRSLIVVWIAVGLILLIVCVNLSNLLLARAATRRKEFALRSALGAGRGRIIRQLLTESIVLSFTGAILGLGLAYVTTYYLAHKGSVALPLLGSIRVDGTALVWTLLITMATALVFGLIPAFRTTGKNLQEDLKDTGQGVSEGRSHDFLRSFLVISEVSLACVLLVGAGLLLRSFLQVMDVDLGFSPSQAAAIKVDYNDGNNADKKVAIFQEMQRRIEALPGVESAGISDNLPLDRNRSWDISAKGVQYPRGLLQATFVYIVSPGYLHSIGMRLAAGRDFTWADGPKDEKVVIINQTVARKLWPGQNPIGRIASAGGDDARVIGVIDDVQTDTIEGESGWQMYMPLSQQGNDGAQLVVRTKLPPAALASSVMTTLRSMNPAQPATEFRPLQRLVDRAVSPRRFFVLLVAFFAVLGVVLASLGIYGVISYSVTQRTKEIGIRMALGATAERVQFDVISRTLRLAFIGIVVGTVFSFITSRLIASLLFGTRPTDPITFVGMVVLLGSMALFAGYIPARRASRIEPMDALRLN; via the coding sequence ATGACACCGCAGCAGCCCAAATCAATCCTGGCGGCGCTGCGTCGAGGTCTGAATCGGCTCTGGTCTTTCTTCCGCAAAGGCCCTCTCGATGACGATCTCAATGAGGAAATGGCCGCGCACATCGACCTCGCAACCGAAGAGAAAATGCGCAGTGGACTCTCGCGCGTGGAAGCGCGCAGACAAGCAATGATCCAGTTTGGAGGCATCATGCAGGCAAAAGAAAATCAACGGGCGACTCGGGGAATTCCAAGCCTCGATATTCTTGTTCAGGATCTTACCTATAGCTGGCGCACGCTTCGGCGTGATACCTCTTTCACGATGATCGCTGTGATCATTCTTGCCATCGGCATCGGCGCCAACATCTCAGTGTTCAGCGTGGTTAATACCATCCTCTTCCGCCCGCTGCCCTTTCGCGATCCGGACCAATTGGTTCGCATGGGACCCATCACTGGCAACAAGGGTGGCATGTCCACCGCGACGTACTCTAGCGATGCCTACGAAGTCTTCGCCTCTAAAACAAAGACTCTACGGGATGTCATGGGCTACTTTGCTTTCTCTGATCGTGACAATGTGCGCCTCAATCGTGGCGGCACCCCGCTTCCCGTTTCGATGATCATGGTGACAGGAAACTTCTTCAAAGCGCTCGGAGTTGAGCCCTCGCTGGGACGACTCTTTACGGCTGAGGAATCCCAGAAGAATGCACGCCCCGTAACTTTGTTGAGCTATCCATTCTGGCAGCGCCAATTCGGCGCAGATCCCAACATTATTGGTAGAGCTATCAGCTTTGGCAATACTCCCGTAACAGTTGTTGGCGTGCTTCCAGAGAATTTCGATTTCGGAGCAGTCTTCGAGCCGGGCGCAAAGATAGATCTCTTTACTCCTGTGAATATGGATGAGATTCGAGAAGAGGGAAATACGCTCGCTCTCTTTGGTCGCCTGCAGCCGAACGCGACACTCCAGCAAGCTCAGGGAGAGGTGAATCTTCTCTTTCCCGATTTGCCGGGAAGCCTCAAGCATCCCGAGTGGAAGCCAGGTTACACCGCTGGCGTTCAAACGTTGAAGGACTATGTAAGTGGCAAGTTGCGGCGTTCTCTAATCGTCGTTTGGATTGCAGTTGGGTTGATTCTCCTGATCGTCTGCGTGAATCTCTCCAATCTTTTATTGGCCCGCGCCGCTACACGTAGAAAGGAATTCGCTCTGCGCAGTGCACTTGGTGCAGGGCGCGGACGCATCATTCGTCAACTGCTCACCGAAAGTATCGTGCTCTCATTCACCGGAGCGATTCTCGGCCTCGGCCTTGCATATGTGACCACCTACTATCTCGCACACAAAGGCTCGGTCGCCTTGCCACTGCTCGGCAGCATTCGCGTTGATGGCACTGCTCTCGTCTGGACGCTGCTGATCACCATGGCAACTGCTCTGGTCTTTGGATTGATACCGGCTTTTAGAACCACGGGTAAGAATCTGCAGGAAGACCTCAAAGATACGGGTCAGGGAGTAAGCGAAGGTCGCAGTCACGACTTTCTACGCTCCTTCCTTGTCATCTCTGAAGTTTCTCTGGCCTGTGTCCTTCTCGTAGGCGCCGGGTTATTGCTGCGCAGCTTCCTTCAGGTGATGGATGTGGATCTTGGATTCAGTCCCAGCCAGGCAGCCGCTATCAAAGTCGACTACAACGACGGCAACAATGCCGATAAAAAAGTAGCTATCTTTCAAGAAATGCAGCGTCGTATCGAGGCGCTGCCGGGTGTGGAGTCCGCAGGCATCTCCGATAATCTTCCCCTCGATCGCAATCGAAGCTGGGATATTTCAGCCAAAGGCGTTCAGTATCCCAGGGGATTACTTCAGGCCACCTTCGTCTATATCGTTTCACCTGGCTATCTACACTCCATCGGTATGCGCCTCGCGGCCGGTCGTGATTTCACGTGGGCTGATGGGCCCAAGGATGAGAAGGTCGTCATCATCAACCAGACGGTAGCACGTAAGCTGTGGCCCGGTCAGAATCCGATTGGCCGGATAGCATCTGCTGGCGGAGACGATGCCCGTGTTATTGGTGTCATCGATGATGTACAGACAGATACGATCGAGGGCGAATCTGGCTGGCAGATGTATATGCCTCTATCGCAGCAGGGCAATGACGGCGCGCAATTAGTCGTCCGCACCAAGCTTCCTCCCGCAGCACTGGCGTCAAGCGTGATGACGACACTTCGCAGCATGAACCCGGCACAGCCAGCGACCGAGTTCCGCCCACTGCAGCGGCTTGTGGATCGCGCTGTCTCCCCTCGACGGTTCTTCGTCTTGCTGGTAGCCTTCTTCGCCGTGCTTGGTGTGGTGCTGGCTTCGCTCGGCATCTATGGCGTAATCTCCTATTCCGTGACCCAGAGGACAAAGGAAATCGGCATTCGGATGGCCCTCGGTGCAACCGCGGAGCGGGTTCAATTCGACGTGATTTCAAGAACGCTGCGCCTTGCTTTTATTGGCATTGTCGTAGGCACCGTCTTTTCATTCATAACCTCCAGGCTGATTGCGTCCTTGCTCTTCGGCACCCGTCCGACAGACCCGATCACATTCGTCGGCATGGTCGTGCTTCTGGGTTCCATGGCCCTCTTCGCGGGATATATTCCAGCCCGGCGAGCTTCGCGTATTGAGCCTATGGATGCGTTGCGCCTGAACTGA
- a CDS encoding PadR family transcriptional regulator, with translation MGEQKAEPKLDILQGTLDLMVLQTLSVMGSQHGYGIARRIEQVSDDTILLNQGTIYAALVRLQHRGWIAAEWGISENNRKAKFYSITRAGKKQLLKDAAYWQRLSEVMGRVLTMDESGGTQ, from the coding sequence ATGGGCGAACAAAAAGCCGAACCGAAACTGGATATTTTGCAAGGCACGCTTGATCTCATGGTCCTGCAGACCCTGTCTGTCATGGGCTCACAGCACGGCTACGGCATCGCCCGCCGCATAGAGCAAGTCAGCGATGACACGATCCTGTTGAACCAGGGAACGATCTATGCAGCGCTCGTTCGCCTTCAGCATCGCGGATGGATCGCGGCCGAATGGGGCATCTCCGAGAACAATCGCAAAGCCAAGTTCTACTCCATCACCAGGGCTGGAAAGAAGCAGTTACTCAAGGATGCAGCCTACTGGCAGCGTTTGTCCGAAGTGATGGGCCGTGTACTGACAATGGACGAAAGTGGTGGCACGCAATGA
- a CDS encoding sensor histidine kinase, which yields MVSERDEPEEASVNERPLKRLPLARSGRRLSFERSLRLWLYLMGLPTLALLALLLHKIDTDFSVQWIALVSTAIAWTFAVSLVTEHIIRPLQTLANVVAALREDDYSFRARGARRNDAMGDLALEINALAGMLQAQRIGAMEAMALVERVMKSMQSPVLAFDPDGRLKLLNAAAERAFDLRAQSALGRSTSKLNLEHLLQAEDNDLLSLGNSQQLARWVVKRTGFRLRGVPHSLFVLSDVSEALREEERLAWERLIRVLGHEINNSLTPIKSIAGSLRSRLITLDPRSEEEDDFARGLEVIEDRAESLNRFLQAYRELMGLPAPRLEPISLAALIKRVVQLETRLSVKITGSSNVELLADPDQLAQALINLIRNAAEAALSPDVAVVPDSIVERVPQVSITWETSGNEVLISILDNGPGLSNASNLFVPFYTTKPGGTGIGLVLAQQIALAHTGSVQLTNRIDSNGCRADIRLPLAASRQSS from the coding sequence ATGGTCTCTGAGAGGGATGAGCCTGAAGAAGCGTCAGTAAACGAACGGCCGCTCAAACGCCTGCCGCTGGCACGCTCCGGACGCAGACTCAGCTTTGAGCGCAGCCTGCGTTTGTGGCTTTATCTGATGGGGCTTCCAACTCTTGCTCTGCTCGCCCTACTGCTTCATAAGATCGATACCGATTTCTCAGTTCAATGGATTGCGCTTGTATCAACCGCCATCGCCTGGACTTTCGCTGTATCCCTCGTGACAGAACACATCATTCGGCCTCTGCAGACGCTCGCAAACGTAGTTGCCGCCTTACGCGAAGACGATTATTCCTTTCGTGCCAGGGGCGCTCGCCGCAATGACGCAATGGGCGATCTCGCGCTTGAAATCAATGCATTGGCCGGCATGTTACAGGCTCAGCGTATCGGAGCCATGGAGGCTATGGCGCTTGTTGAGCGAGTGATGAAGTCCATGCAATCTCCCGTGTTGGCCTTCGATCCCGATGGGAGACTTAAGCTTCTCAATGCTGCGGCAGAACGAGCGTTTGATCTTCGCGCGCAAAGTGCGCTGGGCCGCTCCACAAGCAAGCTCAATCTCGAGCATCTATTGCAAGCCGAAGACAACGACCTTTTATCGCTTGGAAACTCGCAACAGTTGGCGCGCTGGGTAGTCAAGCGCACCGGCTTTCGCCTCCGCGGTGTTCCGCATTCCCTCTTCGTTCTATCGGATGTCAGTGAAGCATTGCGGGAAGAAGAGCGTCTCGCCTGGGAACGACTCATTCGCGTTCTCGGTCATGAAATCAACAACTCGTTAACTCCAATCAAATCGATCGCAGGCAGTCTCCGCAGTCGATTGATCACCCTCGATCCAAGGTCAGAGGAAGAAGATGATTTTGCACGTGGGCTCGAAGTCATCGAAGATCGCGCGGAATCCCTCAATCGTTTTCTGCAGGCCTATCGTGAACTCATGGGCTTACCCGCCCCCAGGCTTGAACCCATCTCTCTTGCTGCGCTGATCAAACGTGTAGTGCAGCTTGAGACGCGTCTTTCCGTCAAGATCACTGGTTCTTCCAATGTCGAACTCCTCGCTGACCCGGATCAACTTGCACAGGCACTGATCAACCTCATCCGCAACGCAGCGGAAGCGGCGCTAAGTCCGGATGTGGCCGTTGTCCCCGATTCAATAGTAGAGAGAGTTCCGCAGGTCTCTATCACCTGGGAAACCAGTGGCAACGAAGTGCTCATCTCAATTCTCGACAACGGTCCCGGCCTATCGAATGCAAGCAACCTGTTCGTGCCCTTCTATACAACCAAGCCTGGCGGTACGGGAATTGGACTCGTTCTCGCGCAGCAGATAGCACTTGCTCACACCGGTTCCGTGCAGCTTACCAACCGTATCGACAGCAATGGATGTCGAGCCGACATCCGCTTGCCCCTCGCTGCTTCCCGCCAATCTTCCTGA
- a CDS encoding LacI family DNA-binding transcriptional regulator — translation MSAAKTISCRVDYLPEKPIKIKRAKAAGPKPDASQVGDVVPERMDIRTIARLADVSIATVSRTINGVSTVNPKMAKRVWDVIERLDYVPNTQARALVSGRSKIFGLLISEITNPFFPELIQGFEDIAVDSGYEILISSTNYDPQRMSYCIRRMLERKVEGVAVMTFGIEEPLLEQLAKRKIPLVFVDVGPDRPGVSVLRVDYQHGIRQGVQHLAALGHRRIAFVTGPIRLHSAQSRLTAFFNSMQECGITPHPDWIVQGDHTLEGGVAAMGSLLAGKEMPTAVMCSNDMTAIGVLHKSYRAGLRVPDDLSVIGFDDIHIAQVTMPPLTTIQMSRYTLAKAAFAALRAHVEQPGQSSGRQEFDIPTELVVRESTSYPQGTMAHLKTKR, via the coding sequence TTGAGTGCTGCGAAAACGATTTCCTGTAGGGTGGATTATTTGCCGGAAAAGCCTATAAAAATCAAGCGCGCCAAAGCTGCGGGGCCTAAGCCAGATGCGTCTCAGGTGGGGGACGTTGTTCCAGAGAGAATGGATATTCGGACCATCGCTCGTCTGGCTGATGTCTCCATCGCTACTGTGTCGCGCACGATCAATGGTGTCAGCACTGTGAACCCGAAGATGGCGAAGCGTGTGTGGGACGTGATTGAGAGGCTGGATTATGTGCCGAATACGCAGGCGCGCGCGTTGGTTTCCGGGCGAAGCAAAATCTTTGGGCTATTGATATCTGAAATTACAAATCCGTTTTTTCCGGAACTGATTCAAGGCTTTGAGGACATCGCTGTCGATAGTGGATACGAGATTCTCATCAGCTCTACGAACTATGATCCGCAGCGAATGTCGTATTGCATTCGCCGTATGCTGGAACGCAAAGTGGAAGGCGTCGCGGTGATGACCTTTGGCATTGAAGAGCCGTTGCTGGAGCAACTCGCAAAGCGAAAAATTCCACTGGTGTTTGTCGATGTCGGCCCGGATCGGCCTGGGGTCAGCGTATTGAGAGTTGACTATCAACACGGGATTCGGCAGGGAGTACAGCATCTGGCTGCCCTGGGGCACAGGCGTATCGCCTTTGTAACCGGGCCAATCAGGCTGCATTCTGCGCAATCAAGACTCACTGCATTTTTCAATTCAATGCAGGAATGCGGGATCACGCCTCATCCCGATTGGATTGTCCAGGGAGATCACACACTTGAGGGTGGCGTGGCGGCGATGGGCTCTCTTCTCGCTGGAAAAGAAATGCCGACTGCTGTGATGTGTTCGAATGACATGACTGCGATTGGAGTTTTGCATAAGTCGTATCGGGCGGGGCTGCGTGTGCCGGATGACTTATCAGTGATTGGCTTTGACGACATTCACATTGCGCAGGTTACAATGCCGCCTCTCACTACGATTCAGATGTCGCGATACACGCTGGCCAAGGCTGCTTTTGCTGCGCTGCGTGCGCATGTAGAACAGCCGGGACAATCATCCGGGCGGCAGGAGTTTGACATACCGACTGAACTTGTAGTGCGCGAGTCGACTAGTTATCCGCAAGGGACAATGGCACATTTAAAAACCAAGAGATGA
- a CDS encoding TetR/AcrR family transcriptional regulator, translating to MSKQTTKENLIHVGLGLIHTAGYMATGVNQILEAAKVPKGSFYHHFTTKDEFVLEVIKRYAAGEQERWERLLDGSNLSPLKKLRRYFKDLIATYGVRGGPIAGCLLGNMTLEVAGQNPEIRKFLGQAFDAWQSAIARTIREAVEKQELPKTVKPDDVAALLVNSWEGAQVRAKALQSDKPLELFFDNAFNVLLKN from the coding sequence ATGAGTAAACAAACGACAAAAGAAAACCTCATTCATGTTGGCCTCGGTTTGATCCACACCGCCGGGTATATGGCCACTGGAGTCAATCAGATTTTGGAGGCGGCGAAAGTTCCGAAAGGGTCTTTCTATCATCACTTCACCACCAAGGACGAGTTCGTACTTGAGGTGATTAAGCGGTACGCTGCCGGTGAGCAGGAGCGTTGGGAAAGGCTGCTTGACGGCTCGAATCTTTCACCGCTGAAGAAATTGCGCCGCTACTTCAAAGACTTGATTGCAACTTATGGAGTTCGCGGTGGACCGATTGCGGGCTGTCTTCTCGGCAATATGACCCTGGAGGTTGCAGGACAGAATCCGGAGATCCGGAAATTTCTGGGACAGGCGTTCGACGCCTGGCAGAGTGCTATCGCCAGAACGATTCGAGAGGCCGTTGAGAAGCAGGAGCTGCCCAAAACTGTTAAACCTGATGACGTTGCCGCGTTGCTGGTCAATAGTTGGGAGGGCGCGCAAGTCCGGGCAAAAGCATTGCAGAGCGACAAGCCGCTTGAGTTGTTTTTTGACAATGCGTTTAATGTCTTGCTGAAGAACTAA
- a CDS encoding ABC transporter permease, giving the protein MRVLQQDLAYTFRRLSRAPGFVIAVVVSIGLGIAANATIFSMVSRFVLRPAPVGDPSTLLNLHTLHDGDQCCNNFPQPVFKDLRDQAKSFSGVAAYNELVPASIGGNGEPERVWGQATSANFFRVLQIPMTVGRGFLNEEENQQTIVLSHRLWKRRFASDPNIAGKAIVLSGRPYTVVGVAPEGFRGVDLILDSEFWVPLGNVTSLVPNLTNIDSRDMHWLAVVARLKPGVTQSQARSELATLAKRLAATYPATDKGNGFLFEQAGSLPPRDKSTVLLFLGALSIVVLLVLCIACANVANLLLAQTAGRQREMAVRLALGATRARIVRQMMIESILLALSGGVLGAALSLMATHALSTFRLPAPVPLDLTLNVDWRVMAYTFALSVGAGLIFGMIPAWVASRPRLANALKGEDALARPGRKWTLRNVLIIGQIAMCLVLLTSTGLFLRSLQQAANIDIGFRSNGILSLSVDPRLHSYTPERTIQFFTLLRQRVAALPGVASVVVTDSVPLNGGNRSDGFHARIKPKSLTGAVSEPDPVVEMYMATPGYFEAMGIPRLAGRDFAEESPAGPKVAVINQVFAQKVFGAENPIGQVVMDGDIPYQVIGVVANIKARSIGEENRAILFRSLDQTVASDPSFTGYTILVRYQGNPEAIVSSVRDQIRALDPAMAVYNIQTMQEHLRDAFFLPRLAATLFGTFGAIGLTLAAVGLYGVMNYSVSRRTREIGIRMALGAQVGAVQRLIVRQGMVLTCIALIVGLPAAFALAKLFTSVLYGIHTNDLATFVVVPVFLAVVAFIACWLPARRASRVDPQIVLRYE; this is encoded by the coding sequence ATGAGAGTTCTACAACAGGATCTTGCCTACACCTTCCGGCGTCTTTCACGTGCGCCAGGGTTTGTGATCGCGGTCGTTGTCTCGATTGGCTTAGGCATTGCCGCGAATGCCACCATCTTTTCCATGGTGAGTCGATTTGTCCTACGCCCTGCTCCCGTCGGAGATCCCTCCACTCTGCTTAATCTCCACACGTTGCATGATGGCGATCAGTGCTGCAACAACTTCCCCCAGCCCGTCTTTAAAGACCTTCGCGATCAGGCGAAATCCTTCAGCGGAGTAGCAGCCTACAACGAACTGGTTCCCGCCTCCATCGGTGGCAATGGCGAGCCAGAACGTGTCTGGGGCCAGGCCACATCTGCAAATTTCTTCCGTGTGTTGCAGATCCCGATGACTGTTGGCCGTGGCTTTCTGAATGAGGAAGAGAATCAGCAAACGATCGTGTTGAGCCATCGTTTGTGGAAGCGTCGTTTCGCTTCAGACCCGAATATTGCAGGCAAAGCCATAGTTCTCTCCGGACGACCGTACACTGTCGTCGGCGTAGCCCCCGAGGGCTTTCGCGGAGTTGATCTCATCCTGGATTCCGAGTTCTGGGTTCCACTTGGCAACGTAACATCTCTGGTCCCAAATCTCACCAACATCGACTCTCGCGACATGCACTGGCTTGCCGTCGTTGCGCGTCTCAAGCCTGGTGTCACCCAGTCCCAGGCCAGGTCCGAACTTGCTACTCTCGCCAAGCGCCTCGCTGCAACCTATCCCGCCACGGACAAGGGGAATGGCTTCCTCTTTGAGCAGGCAGGCTCACTTCCGCCCCGGGACAAGTCTACGGTCCTTCTTTTTCTGGGAGCGCTCTCGATCGTCGTATTGCTTGTTCTCTGCATTGCTTGTGCCAACGTTGCGAACCTGCTGTTGGCCCAGACCGCAGGTCGTCAGCGCGAGATGGCAGTACGGCTCGCCCTGGGAGCAACGCGCGCGCGCATCGTTCGTCAGATGATGATCGAATCCATCCTGCTCGCGCTCAGCGGGGGAGTACTGGGCGCAGCCCTCTCGCTCATGGCCACGCATGCTCTCTCTACCTTTCGCCTGCCCGCGCCAGTGCCTCTGGACTTAACGCTGAATGTGGACTGGCGTGTCATGGCTTATACCTTCGCGCTCAGCGTCGGCGCGGGTCTTATCTTTGGCATGATCCCCGCGTGGGTAGCCTCGCGTCCCAGGCTTGCAAACGCACTCAAAGGCGAAGACGCGCTTGCCCGCCCAGGCCGCAAATGGACATTACGCAACGTCCTTATCATTGGCCAGATCGCGATGTGCCTCGTCCTGCTCACCTCTACAGGACTTTTCCTGCGCAGCCTGCAACAGGCCGCTAACATTGATATAGGCTTTCGCTCCAACGGGATCCTGAGCCTCTCCGTCGATCCTCGTCTTCACAGCTACACGCCGGAACGTACCATACAGTTTTTCACCCTGCTTCGTCAGCGCGTCGCAGCACTGCCTGGAGTTGCTTCTGTAGTCGTCACCGACAGCGTTCCATTGAACGGAGGCAATCGCAGCGATGGATTCCATGCGCGTATCAAGCCCAAATCCCTCACGGGAGCCGTCAGTGAACCCGACCCAGTCGTAGAAATGTACATGGCTACCCCGGGCTATTTTGAAGCAATGGGAATCCCGCGACTCGCAGGCCGTGATTTTGCCGAAGAATCTCCCGCAGGTCCCAAGGTTGCGGTTATTAACCAAGTCTTCGCGCAGAAAGTCTTCGGTGCAGAAAATCCCATTGGGCAGGTAGTAATGGACGGCGATATTCCCTATCAGGTCATCGGCGTCGTGGCCAATATCAAAGCCCGTTCAATAGGTGAAGAAAATCGCGCCATCCTCTTTCGTTCGCTCGATCAGACCGTTGCGTCTGATCCTTCTTTCACCGGTTACACAATCCTCGTACGCTATCAAGGCAACCCCGAGGCAATCGTATCTTCCGTTCGTGATCAGATTCGAGCACTCGATCCAGCAATGGCTGTTTACAACATTCAAACCATGCAGGAGCATCTCCGCGATGCGTTCTTCCTGCCGCGTCTCGCCGCAACTTTATTCGGAACTTTTGGAGCGATAGGTCTCACACTCGCCGCCGTCGGCTTATATGGAGTGATGAATTATTCCGTGAGTCGCCGCACCCGCGAAATCGGCATTCGTATGGCTCTGGGCGCGCAGGTTGGAGCAGTGCAGCGCCTCATCGTTCGCCAGGGCATGGTGCTGACATGCATCGCGCTCATCGTCGGATTGCCCGCCGCATTTGCGCTCGCGAAGCTGTTCACAAGTGTTCTCTATGGCATTCACACAAACGATCTGGCGACCTTTGTTGTCGTTCCAGTCTTTCTCGCAGTAGTGGCGTTCATCGCGTGCTGGCTCCCTGCACGTCGAGCCTCACGCGTAGATCCGCAGATCGTACTGCGTTACGAATGA
- a CDS encoding sigma-54-dependent transcriptional regulator, which translates to MTTGNKTSATIDKPYKLLIADDQPQILEALRLLLKPEGYQLELVRTPALLLEALSHESFDGVLIDLNYTRDTTSGQEGMDLVVRVKEIDPQLPVVVMTAWGNIDLAVEAMRRGAGDFIQKPWENARLISVLRTQMELHRSQKRTQWLEAENRILRAPGAPDFIATAPSMRQVIETMSRVGPSDANVLITGEHGTGKEVVAQMLHRLSSRSSRTLVAVNTGALPEGTFESELFGHVKGAFTDARTDRIGRFELANGGTLFLDEIANIPIRQQAKLLRVLETGELERVGSSRTQSVDVRIVSATNANLRQDCAEGRFREDLLFRLNTVEIELPPLRERREDIPALAGHFLARHATRYRRQIQGLEPSALQLMLQYNWPGNVRELDHTVERAVLMARGDRIDAVDLALHPQRSSSSSTASGGSQSLDEMSLETVESILIRKALARVGGNVSQAADALGLSRGALYRRIEKYGL; encoded by the coding sequence ATGACAACGGGCAATAAAACAAGCGCGACAATCGACAAACCCTATAAGCTGCTGATCGCGGATGATCAGCCGCAGATTCTCGAGGCATTGCGGCTTCTGCTCAAGCCTGAGGGCTACCAATTGGAGCTGGTGCGGACGCCGGCACTGCTTCTCGAGGCTCTCTCGCATGAGAGCTTCGATGGGGTTTTGATCGATCTGAACTACACGCGGGATACGACCTCTGGACAGGAGGGAATGGATCTCGTCGTCCGCGTCAAGGAGATTGACCCGCAGCTTCCCGTTGTCGTCATGACCGCGTGGGGCAACATCGATCTTGCCGTTGAAGCAATGCGCCGGGGTGCTGGCGATTTCATTCAGAAGCCATGGGAAAACGCGCGATTGATCAGTGTGTTACGCACGCAGATGGAACTGCATCGCAGCCAGAAGCGAACGCAATGGCTTGAAGCGGAGAATCGCATTCTACGCGCGCCCGGTGCTCCTGATTTCATAGCCACTGCGCCTTCCATGCGCCAGGTGATCGAGACAATGTCTCGCGTAGGCCCCTCAGATGCGAACGTTCTTATCACCGGAGAACACGGCACAGGAAAAGAAGTCGTCGCACAGATGCTGCATCGGCTCTCCTCGCGATCGTCACGCACACTTGTCGCCGTTAATACTGGAGCGTTGCCGGAAGGGACATTCGAGTCCGAACTTTTCGGACACGTAAAAGGCGCATTCACGGATGCGCGAACAGACCGCATCGGGCGTTTTGAATTGGCCAACGGTGGCACACTTTTTCTGGATGAAATCGCGAACATTCCAATTCGCCAGCAGGCAAAACTTCTTCGCGTGCTTGAGACTGGTGAGCTTGAGCGCGTCGGCTCATCGCGAACACAATCCGTCGATGTCCGCATCGTTTCAGCGACGAATGCAAACCTGCGACAAGACTGCGCCGAAGGCCGCTTCCGCGAAGATCTTCTCTTCCGGCTTAACACTGTTGAGATAGAGCTTCCGCCGCTGCGCGAACGTCGTGAAGATATTCCTGCATTGGCCGGGCACTTCCTCGCACGCCATGCTACCCGCTATCGACGCCAGATTCAGGGCCTTGAACCGTCAGCACTGCAATTGATGCTGCAATACAACTGGCCTGGCAACGTGCGAGAACTCGATCATACCGTCGAGCGCGCCGTTCTAATGGCTCGCGGAGACCGCATCGATGCTGTCGATCTCGCTCTGCATCCTCAGCGCAGCAGCTCCAGCAGCACTGCTTCAGGCGGATCGCAGAGTCTCGACGAGATGAGCCTTGAGACCGTGGAGTCGATCCTCATTCGCAAGGCTCTTGCGCGCGTAGGAGGCAATGTCAGCCAGGCCGCTGATGCTCTCGGCCTCAGCCGCGGAGCGCTCTATCGGCGGATAGAAAAATATGGTCTCTGA
- a CDS encoding DUF1003 domain-containing protein gives MSQSHLEEHVNLIAKHEQEFLNRRTYSEKIGDRMAGFIGSLTYVFIHIAAVCGWVAWNTLPYFHLRHFDLFPFPLLDTILAFEAILVASFILMRQSRMSRRADEREQLMLQVLLLTEREITAVLSVDRQIAERMGLREIADDEEIAEMSQQTSIDDVADTIKEILPTE, from the coding sequence ATGTCTCAGAGCCACCTTGAAGAGCACGTCAATCTCATCGCTAAACATGAACAAGAGTTTCTAAACAGGCGCACCTATAGCGAAAAAATTGGCGACCGGATGGCCGGGTTCATCGGCAGCCTTACCTATGTTTTTATTCACATTGCGGCAGTCTGCGGCTGGGTCGCCTGGAACACCCTGCCGTACTTCCATCTGCGCCACTTTGATCTCTTTCCGTTCCCGCTTCTCGACACTATCCTGGCCTTCGAGGCGATCCTGGTCGCAAGTTTTATTCTCATGCGTCAATCGAGAATGAGCAGGCGCGCAGACGAACGGGAGCAACTCATGCTCCAGGTATTGCTGCTTACCGAGCGTGAGATTACCGCGGTATTAAGTGTCGATCGACAGATCGCAGAACGAATGGGTCTGAGGGAAATAGCTGACGATGAAGAAATAGCCGAGATGAGCCAGCAGACCTCGATTGACGACGTAGCGGATACCATCAAAGAAATATTGCCAACAGAATAA